GAGCAATTTTTATGAAAAAGAAAATTGATCTGACCGAAGGGTCGCTCGGGCGGCATATTCTGCGGATGACACCGCCGATGGTGCTGGGGTTCCTATCGATGGTGATTTTCAATATATCTGATGCGTGGTTTCTTTCACGGCTCGGAATCACATATCTCGCCGCGATCGGTTATACGTTTCCGCTGGTGATGATTTTTCAGAATATCGGCATGGGGATCGCGCTGGGAACGGCGTCATGTGTAAGCCGCGCAATCGGCAAAAACGATACCGATCACGTCCGGCATCTCACCAGTTACAGCATACTGCTTGCCGCTGTGGTATTAGTCGTTATGTCGATCGCCGGACAGTTGCTGCTGCGTTATCTGCTGGAAGCGATGGGGGCCAAGGGTGAAACATTCGCCGCCGCACAAACCTATATGCGCATCTGGTTCTGTTATGCTCCATTTGGCATTCTGCCGATGATCGGTCATAACGCAATGCGCGCCACCGGCAATACGCTGCAGCCCGGACTGATTATTGCGTCGGGTGCACTGCTGAATTTAATTCTCGATCCGCTGCTCATTTTCGGCATCGGAATTTTTCCGGCGCTCGGTATGGCCGGCGCATCGATTGCGACAGGAATTGCGCGGCTGTGGATGCTTATCTGGTGTTTTTCGCTGCTGTATTTTCGGTTTAATCTGCTCTCATTTCAGTGGACCGGCGTGCGCAAAATGCTGGAAGCGTGGCGTGATGTGCTTTATGTCGCCGCGCCAGCTGCCGCGACCAATATGCTGATGCCGGTTACTAACGGAATTATTTTACGCATAATTTCCGGCTTCGGGCAGCATGCGATCGCTGCGACGACCGCCGGACAGCGCATTGAAGGAATCGCGTATATGATTCCGATGGCGATGGGCAGCACGCTTGTACCGATCCTCGGGCAGAACTGGGGGGCGCGCCGGCTCGATCGCGTGCGCGGCGCATGGATTCGCACAAACTGTTACGGTAGTGTATATTCTGTTCTCTGTCTGATTCTCGTTTTCTTTTTCGGGCGGCAGATTGCCGGGATTTTCAGCCATAAACCTGAAGTGAACCGTCTGATTGTTATTTATCTGCGCATCATGCTCTCCGGCGCGATCATGCTGCACATGCTGGTTCACAGCGGGTTCGCTTTTAACGCCATCGGCAAACCGATTCATGCATCAGTCCTTACCGCTGTGAGGCTGCTGCTGTTCGTGCTGCCGCTGGCGTGGCTCGGCTCCAAACTCGCCGGCGTGGCGGGAATTTATTTCGGTAACTCGCTCGGTCATGTTCTCGCCGGCACCGTCGCTATTCTCTGGTTTTCCGGCACACTCAGGAAAATCAGAAAAAACGAATTAGCGGATAAGCAGATCAATAAATTATAGGATTAATTCATTCTGGTAGATAGGCAAAGTATCGGCAACGATTTTCTTATAATTCGACTGTTTCCACCGTGTCACGAATTAAAATCAACGTAGCTGAAACCGGCGCACCATCATGCAGTTTTTTCACCGCGTCCTGATATGTATTAAGTTGCGGCGCATAAATTTTACGCGCATTTTCCGGCGACTCACCGGAAAATTTATAATCAAAAATTTTCCATCCGGCGGGAAACCTCACCAGCAGATCAATCGTGCCGTCGATAATGAAATCATCATGCTTCAATACAAACGGATATTCGACAAAAAGCTGTGTCGCGCCGGCAGTCGCGGTGCGTAAAAATTTGCGCGTTGCCTCAAGCTGCGGAATCAGCAGTTCTGTTTCTACTGCACCGGTTTCCGCTTCAAACAACTTTACCAGCGCCGGAATTTCACCATTCCAGTTATTCTTGGCCAGTTCTTCTAACACAGTATGACCCAGTGTTCCGAATAATGCCGGATTTTTTAGTGGCGGATAATAAGCAGCAAGTGGATGATCCTTTTCTTTTTCTATTTTAACCAATTCCGTCACTGTTTTCCGCTCAACTCCCGCCGGAACTTTTAATGGAACAAATTTGACATCCTCAACCCTGAGCCCTGAATCCTGAGCGCGGAACTCTATTTCCGGTATTTCTGAAAATTTCCGAATCTTCAATATATCTGTGCCGGCGTTCGAAATAAATTGTTCTGATTGCTTTAACCAGCCGGTCGGCTTTGATGTGCCGGCGCCGGAAAAGACGATCAGATCGCGCGCGCGCGTCATCGCAACATAAAACACATTTGTCTGCTCCAGCTGCCGGACGTCTTTGTCGGCAGTGCGCGCGGCATCCCAGCCCGGCGTTTCCATTTTTGCGCCGGAGATTCCGGTGATATTCATTTCAAGTTTTCCGGCATCGGTAAACTGCGCGAAGAACGTATTGCTCATATCTCCGAAACTGATGTCCGGCACAAAGCAGACGCGTTTCGTTAACCCTTTTGCGCCGTGCGCTGTCATAATCGTTACGGCGTTCTGCTCCCGGTCCGGCAGCAGCGCTTCTGCCGCACTGCCGCGCGGCGGCGTTTTAATGGCTTTTTCAAACCGGCGCACCACATCCGGCAGCAGCGTTTGTCCGCCGCGTTCCGCGGTGCGCAGCCAATCGAGCGCCTTTTTAAAATTTGCCAGGCTTTGTCCGCCGTTGGAATTTCCAGCGAGCACAGCGTCGAAGGCCGTTTCACGAACCGCATCACGCACGAGTGCCGACGCCGTTTTTTCGCCGATCAGTTTTCGATAGCGCAAAATCCGTTCCGCCGCCGGAACTCCGCTTTCAAAGAAATTGCGGCGCAGGATTTCGCGGTCAAACGTCTCTCCGTTCCAGCCGAACGCAACAATCTGTTCATCAGAAAGCCCGGCAAACGGCGAACGCATAGTTCCGACCAGCGCCAGATCATTTTCCGGCTCGCACAGCGTTTGCAGGAATAAAAGCATATCGCGTACTTCCTGCTGTTTAAACAGCGCAGCGCCCTTGCCGCCGGATGTATACGGAATATCTGCTTTGCGCAGCGCCTGCTCCAGTATCGTCTGGTACTTCGCCCGCCTTAATAAAATTAAAATATCGCCGTATTGTACCGGTGCCTTTTCAACGAAACGTTTTGCCTGTTCATCATAGCCGAACTCCGGGCACCACGCGTTCTCGTGAACCAATAACTTAATCCGGCGCGCGACCGCCGCCATTTCTTCGTCAGTCGAACAGTCTTCAGAATCCGGCGCGAGAAATTCAACACACGCACCTTTACCGCTTTCTGTCAGAGCATTTAATTCCGGTGCCGGTTCCAGCGCAGCGTTGTGATAATCAGGATATAAACCGGCGAACAGTTCGTTCACTGCCGTCAGTACGCGGTCTTTGCTGCGAAAACTTTTTTTCAATGCAACCTGTTTTAATCCGCCGCGCGCCGCCATCAGTTTTTCAATATCCGGCATCACATCCGGATCAGCGCTGCGCCATGCATAAATCGACTGCTTGCGGTCGCCGCAAATCACCAGATTTGTTTCCGCACGCCACAGTGCTTTAATAATTTCAAACTGCACGCGCGACGTGTCCTGAACTTCATCGACAATGATCCAGTCAAAACTTACGCCATCCGGGTTTCGTTTTAGCAGATCGCGAACCAGCAGGAGCTGATCGTCAAAATCCACCGCATCGCGTGCGCGTTTCACCGCTGTAAATTCTTGTGATGCGGTCGACAGACATTGCGCAAACGCTTTGAACATGTCGAACTCCTGCGCATAAAAAAATTCAGCAAGAAACTGTTTTTTCAGCGCGGATAACTCATCCGACAATGCTTTGTTTACACGTCCGAATTTCGGGAGCTGCGCAATCATTTTCACATTGGGGAAATGATCAACCGCCGCCTTTAGCCGTATTTCAGCTTCCATTCCTGTTTTCGTCGTTGTACCAAGCGCACAGAGTTCATCATAAATTTTTTCAAAATGAATCCGGTCGACTGTATGTTCCGGCGGCGGAAGCAGCGCTCCAGCATCTGAAAGATCCAGCCCGCGGCTCGCCGCTTTTTCAAGCAGTGCGCGCATGGTTTTAATCACGCTCGAATCAAAGTCGCCGAGCACTGAAAGTCCGGCGCAAAACGTACGGAAATTCGCATCGGTTTCGAGCGCTTGAATTATTGTCCGGCGCAGCACATCATTGAGCAGAACATCGCGCGCATCGTCGTCCAGCGTTTGAAAATCCGGCGACAGGCCGGCGTCCAGCGCGAACTCGCGCAGAAGTCCGGCGCAAAATGCATGAATGGTTGAAATGTTTGCCGCCGGCATCGACCGCAGTGCGCGCCGTGCTATCGCCGCAGTTTCATCGTCGCCGGAATTCAGTGCACCGGTTTCAGCGGCGAGCAGTTTCCGGGCGACGCGTGCGCGCAGTTCGGCGGCGGCGTTATCTGTAAATGTCATCAGTAAAAGCTGTTCCGCCGGCACCGGCGCGCGGTTTTCCGGCAGATGTTCGTGGGCTGACCCGAGCACCAGCGCCGTGTACAGCTCCGTAACCTGCCACGTTTTCCCCGTCCCGGCGGAGGCGTTGAAAATCAGATTCATCCGGCAAGCGTAATATGTAACAGATCATGCGCGCCAACAAAAAATCCGGTATTCCGGCGAACAAAAAACTCCGCCTGAAATCAGGCGGAGTTCCGTTTATTCTGATTGCTGCAAGTGAACGCTCAGAATTTCTGGGATGCGCAGTTGTCGCCGGAAACGAATGTCATCTTTTTGATGTTGAGCTTATCTTTCAGCAGAAAATGAAAGGCTTCAA
Above is a window of Kiritimatiellales bacterium DNA encoding:
- a CDS encoding UvrD-helicase domain-containing protein — translated: MNLIFNASAGTGKTWQVTELYTALVLGSAHEHLPENRAPVPAEQLLLMTFTDNAAAELRARVARKLLAAETGALNSGDDETAAIARRALRSMPAANISTIHAFCAGLLREFALDAGLSPDFQTLDDDARDVLLNDVLRRTIIQALETDANFRTFCAGLSVLGDFDSSVIKTMRALLEKAASRGLDLSDAGALLPPPEHTVDRIHFEKIYDELCALGTTTKTGMEAEIRLKAAVDHFPNVKMIAQLPKFGRVNKALSDELSALKKQFLAEFFYAQEFDMFKAFAQCLSTASQEFTAVKRARDAVDFDDQLLLVRDLLKRNPDGVSFDWIIVDEVQDTSRVQFEIIKALWRAETNLVICGDRKQSIYAWRSADPDVMPDIEKLMAARGGLKQVALKKSFRSKDRVLTAVNELFAGLYPDYHNAALEPAPELNALTESGKGACVEFLAPDSEDCSTDEEMAAVARRIKLLVHENAWCPEFGYDEQAKRFVEKAPVQYGDILILLRRAKYQTILEQALRKADIPYTSGGKGAALFKQQEVRDMLLFLQTLCEPENDLALVGTMRSPFAGLSDEQIVAFGWNGETFDREILRRNFFESGVPAAERILRYRKLIGEKTASALVRDAVRETAFDAVLAGNSNGGQSLANFKKALDWLRTAERGGQTLLPDVVRRFEKAIKTPPRGSAAEALLPDREQNAVTIMTAHGAKGLTKRVCFVPDISFGDMSNTFFAQFTDAGKLEMNITGISGAKMETPGWDAARTADKDVRQLEQTNVFYVAMTRARDLIVFSGAGTSKPTGWLKQSEQFISNAGTDILKIRKFSEIPEIEFRAQDSGLRVEDVKFVPLKVPAGVERKTVTELVKIEKEKDHPLAAYYPPLKNPALFGTLGHTVLEELAKNNWNGEIPALVKLFEAETGAVETELLIPQLEATRKFLRTATAGATQLFVEYPFVLKHDDFIIDGTIDLLVRFPAGWKIFDYKFSGESPENARKIYAPQLNTYQDAVKKLHDGAPVSATLILIRDTVETVEL
- a CDS encoding MATE family efflux transporter, yielding MKKKIDLTEGSLGRHILRMTPPMVLGFLSMVIFNISDAWFLSRLGITYLAAIGYTFPLVMIFQNIGMGIALGTASCVSRAIGKNDTDHVRHLTSYSILLAAVVLVVMSIAGQLLLRYLLEAMGAKGETFAAAQTYMRIWFCYAPFGILPMIGHNAMRATGNTLQPGLIIASGALLNLILDPLLIFGIGIFPALGMAGASIATGIARLWMLIWCFSLLYFRFNLLSFQWTGVRKMLEAWRDVLYVAAPAAATNMLMPVTNGIILRIISGFGQHAIAATTAGQRIEGIAYMIPMAMGSTLVPILGQNWGARRLDRVRGAWIRTNCYGSVYSVLCLILVFFFGRQIAGIFSHKPEVNRLIVIYLRIMLSGAIMLHMLVHSGFAFNAIGKPIHASVLTAVRLLLFVLPLAWLGSKLAGVAGIYFGNSLGHVLAGTVAILWFSGTLRKIRKNELADKQINKL